The Bacillus thuringiensis genome contains a region encoding:
- a CDS encoding DUF6731 family protein: MASRSRKIKFDYFKVYAHVFDEKKNVMVEKECNLTKLFTAIQKIPAKRRIYKVSGDVARIQEIALNSDERWEMHLIRIRKDNYPVKTHDDGTYTFMDLSDQEGLGEEVSVLYDPETSVIMIRRNINSLSPSSLSNYFNDICNSPGMTIFFKPLIYPNALDKIKEEDLIRGLDISIANIRKANNETKRALGSITGDVSSINESVNINLSISLNKKGSSKLSRLPLYNTLKKLVADPVVTKAEVRKKKDENSLVEKFDLISDKMSEYISFTEEEVKMRLMQILKEEHKEKIEKGEVSEEKLEEMINLKTIHHKVIIKKMKEYYNLRLNDIKEFFV; the protein is encoded by the coding sequence ATGGCATCAAGATCTAGGAAGATAAAGTTTGATTATTTTAAGGTTTATGCTCATGTGTTTGATGAAAAGAAAAATGTTATGGTGGAAAAAGAATGTAATTTAACTAAACTTTTTACTGCTATTCAAAAAATCCCTGCTAAGCGTCGAATTTATAAAGTTTCTGGAGATGTAGCTAGGATACAGGAGATTGCTTTAAATAGTGATGAAAGATGGGAAATGCATTTAATTAGGATAAGAAAAGATAATTATCCTGTAAAAACTCATGATGATGGTACTTATACTTTTATGGATTTATCTGATCAAGAGGGATTAGGTGAAGAAGTTTCAGTATTATATGATCCTGAAACTTCTGTAATTATGATTCGAAGAAATATTAATAGTCTTTCTCCTAGTAGTTTATCAAATTATTTTAATGATATTTGTAATTCTCCAGGAATGACTATATTTTTTAAACCTCTTATTTATCCTAATGCATTAGATAAGATTAAAGAGGAAGATTTAATTAGAGGTTTAGATATATCTATAGCTAATATAAGAAAAGCTAATAATGAGACAAAGAGAGCTTTAGGTTCTATCACAGGTGATGTTTCATCAATAAATGAATCTGTAAATATAAATTTAAGTATAAGTTTAAATAAAAAAGGTTCTTCTAAATTAAGTAGATTACCTTTGTATAATACTTTAAAAAAATTGGTTGCAGATCCTGTTGTTACGAAAGCTGAAGTTAGAAAGAAAAAAGATGAAAATTCTCTTGTAGAAAAGTTTGATTTGATCAGTGATAAAATGTCTGAATATATTAGTTTTACTGAAGAAGAAGTTAAAATGAGATTAATGCAGATTTTAAAGGAAGAACATAAAGAAAAAATAGAAAAGGGAGAAGTTAGTGAAGAAAAATTGGAAGAAATGATTAATCTTAAAACTATTCACCATAAAGTAATTATAAAGAAAATGAAGGAATATTATAATTTGAGATTGAATGATATAAAGGAATTTTTTGTATAG
- a CDS encoding tyrosine-type recombinase/integrase, with product MNKKPHLIDVQPIRSKEQIEDMKWSLKRHCSERDYILFLIGIHTGLRVSDLLQIETQTIINLKRKKRKEFKIKEGKTKKERMINLTSIFDEVYSYGQTLESTWLFPSRKGDQPISKIQAYRQLQKAGDFAGIESIGTHTMRKTFGYWFYKQTKDVAMLQEILNHSTPQITLKYIGINKEEKDNILDTFFI from the coding sequence ATGAATAAAAAACCACATCTTATTGATGTCCAACCCATTAGAAGTAAAGAACAGATCGAAGATATGAAATGGAGTCTTAAACGTCATTGTTCCGAACGAGACTATATTCTCTTCCTTATTGGCATCCATACTGGATTACGTGTTAGCGATCTACTCCAAATTGAAACACAAACCATAATAAATTTAAAACGTAAAAAGAGAAAAGAATTCAAGATCAAAGAGGGAAAAACGAAGAAAGAACGCATGATTAACCTTACTTCTATTTTTGATGAAGTATACTCTTATGGCCAAACACTAGAAAGTACCTGGTTATTTCCTTCTCGAAAAGGAGATCAACCCATTAGTAAAATCCAGGCTTATCGACAATTGCAAAAAGCCGGAGACTTCGCGGGTATAGAATCTATCGGGACTCATACCATGCGTAAAACCTTCGGCTATTGGTTCTATAAACAAACAAAAGATGTGGCCATGTTACAAGAAATTCTAAATCACAGCACACCACAAATCACTCTTAAATATATTGGAATTAATAAAGAAGAAAAAGACAATATTTTAGATACATTTTTTATATAA
- a CDS encoding toll/interleukin-1 receptor domain-containing protein — protein MKVVDNDMIFFSHTYKDKQIIEPIAQVFANTFGTENIFYDSWSIQPGDGIIDKMSEGLTKCKFFFFFVSKNSLESKMVQLEWQNMLMRTSNNDEIKFIPIKLDDCIMPVILLQNLYIDVYGKGLEFATRQMIDVVHGRNTYVPGLQKYENVRAYISKTNEADITVEFRAESYAEPISRYLILLDNSEDEINFTCLNESMFNSGFNSGLTMDNGLVTNAIFVGVARSTTPSFPLKINVKTTNGLPVKLKGVMRASNEDMFSSVPMNFA, from the coding sequence GTGAAAGTAGTTGATAATGATATGATTTTTTTTAGTCACACTTATAAAGACAAACAAATTATTGAACCAATAGCTCAAGTATTTGCTAATACATTTGGTACAGAAAATATATTCTATGATAGTTGGTCTATTCAACCTGGAGATGGGATTATTGACAAAATGTCAGAAGGACTTACTAAATGTAAGTTTTTCTTTTTCTTTGTTTCTAAAAATAGTTTAGAAAGTAAAATGGTACAATTAGAGTGGCAAAATATGTTGATGAGAACTAGTAATAATGATGAAATAAAGTTTATACCAATTAAATTAGATGATTGTATTATGCCTGTAATCCTTTTGCAAAATTTGTATATTGATGTTTATGGTAAAGGATTAGAGTTTGCTACTAGACAAATGATAGATGTAGTTCATGGTAGAAATACATATGTTCCTGGATTACAAAAATATGAAAATGTACGTGCTTATATTTCTAAAACAAATGAGGCTGATATTACTGTCGAATTTAGAGCTGAATCTTATGCCGAACCAATATCTAGATATTTAATACTTTTAGATAATAGTGAAGATGAAATAAATTTCACATGTCTTAATGAGAGTATGTTTAATAGTGGTTTTAATAGTGGTTTGACTATGGATAATGGTTTAGTTACTAATGCAATATTTGTAGGTGTTGCTAGAAGTACAACACCTAGTTTTCCATTAAAAATAAATGTTAAAACTACAAATGGATTACCAGTAAAATTAAAAGGTGTAATGAGAGCATCTAATGAAGATATGTTTTCAAGTGTACCAATGAATTTTGCTTAG
- a CDS encoding MarR family transcriptional regulator, protein MSEEEMYLANELQSKANLRGMKLVPERKVKNKAKFVQIIQDNWSYLQSISYLKNEEIVFLMSLIPFIGFGSNAIVDNPKKKQPLPLTQRELSKSLETSETKVSRVVKALYTKGIIARSESIVENSNVKSYALFINPHILYAGDRDNIEEGLKIQFIKIMRAKPLKRFTY, encoded by the coding sequence TTGTCTGAAGAAGAGATGTATTTAGCAAATGAACTTCAATCAAAAGCTAATTTAAGAGGAATGAAATTAGTTCCAGAGCGTAAAGTAAAAAACAAAGCCAAATTTGTTCAAATTATTCAAGACAATTGGAGCTATTTACAAAGTATATCTTATTTAAAAAATGAAGAAATTGTATTTTTAATGAGTTTGATTCCTTTTATAGGTTTTGGATCTAATGCAATTGTAGATAATCCCAAAAAGAAACAACCATTACCGCTTACACAAAGAGAATTATCGAAGTCTTTAGAGACAAGCGAGACTAAAGTGAGTAGGGTTGTAAAGGCATTATATACAAAAGGGATTATTGCTCGTTCTGAAAGTATTGTAGAAAATAGCAATGTAAAGTCTTATGCATTATTTATCAATCCTCATATTTTATATGCTGGAGATCGGGATAATATTGAAGAAGGATTAAAGATACAATTTATAAAAATTATGAGAGCTAAACCATTAAAAAGATTTACCTATTAA